A window of the Microplitis mediator isolate UGA2020A chromosome 5, iyMicMedi2.1, whole genome shotgun sequence genome harbors these coding sequences:
- the LOC130668845 gene encoding ankyrin repeat and KH domain-containing protein mask-like: MELSEFTYEYVSKSIERGVIKDINAVIPVLGGLTLLHIATLNNDQQLVDYLLRKGADINSKSECWGTVFNIALIVNNLTTIQSLISFGADVNHRIEFSELRRFKMAVYQYCKEIRKFSLSSSFCIHTIFLSGHTAVATLPLNIAIHGQNVKMVELLLKNNADPNPDADTYGSPLLFAAIKGDLPIIKLLLAYGSNVNIVMKHVGGIPHGLGESPLHVVAHNQDSEALKLFLDHDMIDINIVTDFKDSALHCAMMDTTDDNIITS, from the coding sequence ATGGAATTATCAGAGTTTACCTACGAATACGTTTCCAAATCGATCGAACGAGGTGTGATCAAAGATATCAATGCAGTGATTCCAGTCTTGGGTGGTTTAACGTTGCTTCACATAGCAACTTTGAATAATGATCAACAATTAGTGGACTATCTGCTCCGCAAAGGAGCtgatataaattcaaaaagtgaatGCTGGGGtacagtttttaatattgcTCTGATAGTGAATAACCTGACAACAATTCAAAGTCTAATAAGCTTTGGAGCAGACGTTAATCATCGAATTGAGTTCTCTGAATTACGCCGTTTCAAGATGGCAGTTTACCAATATTGTAAAGAAATTCGTAAGTTTTCATTATCATCCTCTTTCTGTATCCATACGATATTTCTTTCTGGTCATACAGCTGTTGCCACTCTACCATTAAATATCGCTATTCATGGACAGAATGTAAAAATGGTAGagctacttttaaaaaataatgctgATCCGAATCCTGATGCTGATACTTATGGATCACCACTACTCTTTGCTGCTATTAAAGGAGATTTACCAATTATAAAACTTCTTCTGGCCTACGGTTCAAATGTTAATATTGTAATGAAACATGTTGGAGGAATTCCTCACGGTTTAGGAGAAAGTCCTCTACATGTTGTTGCCCACAATCAAGACTCGGAAGCATTAAAATTGTTCTTAGATCATGATAtgattgatataaatatagtgACAGATTTTAAAGATTCAGCACTTCATTGCGCAATGATGGATACGACTGACGATAATATCATAACTTCTTAA